From the bacterium genome, the window GTTCGCGCCACCATTGACGGCATTGTTCTGGAGAGCCCCCAGTTTCTTTCCGCCACCCTTTTCGTCGCCACCGTCCTTCATCATATTATTGGAGTTCAGCGAGCCCTTCTTCATCATCATCTTCTTTCCGCCACCCTTCTCGTCCCCGCCGTCCTTACCCATCGCCATCGATTTCTTGCCGCCACCTTTTTCGTCACCGCCGTCTTTGCCCATCATCATCGACTTTTTCCCGCCGCCCTTCTCGTCACCACCATCTTTGCCCATCATCATGGACTTCTTGCCACCACCCTTCTCGTCGCCACCATCCTTGCCCATCACCATCGACTTCTTGCCACCGCCCTTCTCGTCGCCACCATCCTTGCCCATCACCATCGACTTCTTCCCGTCCTTGGACATGGACAGGTTCTTCTTGTTGGCTTTGTCCATGCCGATGAGAATTCCTTTTTTCCCGGCGTTATTGGACATTTTGGCATCTTTCTTTCCGGCTTGGTCCGTCATCGCCTTGTTCTCGGTGGGCTGAACAATCTTGTTCGTTCCTCCCGACATTTCATCCGCGCTGGCTTGATAGGAGACCCCAAACATCAGTAACGCTGCCACAACAAGCGTTTTTTTCATCGTCGCTTCCTTTCGGCAATGGGATTAAAAACGGCGGTATTGTACCGGGGGGGTGGCTAGAACCAGGGAAAAATCAATTTAAAATCCTGACCCGGTCTTCCACGACCTTGATCTTTCCCTCGCAAAAGAGACGGACAGCCTCCGGATAAAGACGGTGTTCCACCTTCAAGACCCGGTCGGCAAGGGTTTCGGGGGTATCCCCCGGCAGGACCTTCACGTCCCCTTGAAGGATAATGGGACCCGCGTCCACCCCTTCGGTCACGAAATGGACCGTGGCGCCCGATTCCCTTTCCTTCGAGCGGATGACCGCCTCATGGACATGGTGCCCATACATGCCTTCCCCTCCGAATTTTGGCAAAAGGGCAGGATGGATGTTCATCATGCGGTAAAGGTAGGGGCGGATCAGGACCGGGGTGAGGATCCGCATATAGCCCGCCAGGCAGATGAGATCGATCCTCTTGGCCTGGCACAAGCCGAGGACATCCCGGTCATAGGCTTCCCGGGTACCCGGATATCCCTTGCTGGCGATGGAGACGGATTCGATACGGTGCTTTTCGGCCCTTTCCAGGGCTCCTGCCGTCGGGACATTGGAGAAGACCAGGCTGAGGCGGCCCTTGGGAAAGGTTCCCGCATCCT encodes:
- the purN gene encoding phosphoribosylglycinamide formyltransferase, translating into MIKIAVFASGGGSNLQALIDAQDAGTFPKGRLSLVFSNVPTAGALERAEKHRIESVSIASKGYPGTREAYDRDVLGLCQAKRIDLICLAGYMRILTPVLIRPYLYRMMNIHPALLPKFGGEGMYGHHVHEAVIRSKERESGATVHFVTEGVDAGPIILQGDVKVLPGDTPETLADRVLKVEHRLYPEAVRLFCEGKIKVVEDRVRILN